The Cydia pomonella isolate Wapato2018A chromosome 17, ilCydPomo1, whole genome shotgun sequence genome includes a window with the following:
- the LOC133527028 gene encoding uncharacterized protein LOC133527028, translating into MAKPIRSSVRSMLFTIISNYNQVRHDENERLLEKKRILDEIIQATAGVDDENVRETIEKLARELKNVIDNNASESSYLEKVSTMTGVSIRTLRTIKKEGSINQGQWNTPGKKRPRPPTVSNLDNFDVSAIRNKINEFYCVKKQVPTLRALHADLKESIGFSGCCETLRKILHENGFEF; encoded by the exons ATGGCTAAACCGATTAGAAGCAGTGTGAGGAGCATGTTATTTACGATAATCAGTAACTATAATCAAGTTCGACACGACGAAAATGAGAGATTACTAGAAAAGAAGCGAATATTGGACGAAATCATTCAGGCGACCG cgGGCGTAGATGACGAAAATGTTAGAGAAACTATTGAAAAGCTAGCAAGAGAACTGAAGAATGTTATTGATAATAACGCATCAGAATCAAGTTATTTAGAGAAAGTGTCTACTATGACAG gtgtaAGCATTCGTACACTACGCACAATTAAAAAAGAGGGCTCTATTAACCAAGGCCAATGGAATACGCCAGGGAAAAAACGACCCCGGCCACCAACTGTGTCAAATTTAGACAATTTTGATGTGTCAGCCATTCGTAATAAAATTAACGAGTTTTATTGCGTCAAAAAGCAGGTACCTACTCTAAGAGCCTTACATGCGGATTTGAAAGAATCTATAGGATTCTCAGGATGTTGTGAAACACTGAGGAAAATACTACACGAGAACGGATTtgagttttaa